Within the Fischerella sp. PCC 9605 genome, the region GTCATTGGGATCGCAGAAGATTTTACTTTTCTCAGAACCATTGACGAACAAACAGGCTATAAAGAATTAGAAATTATTCCAAATTTACGTCTAACGTGAATTTAATAAGGTTGGTAATCGGTAATAGGTAAATGAAAGCAAAAGCTGCTGCATACTAAGTATCCCAATTTTGCCAATGATGAAATATATCATTTGGGCTAACAGTACCGCGACAGTTAGTGGGATGTTTAATCCTTGACATTGCTTATCGTGCTTGATGACTTGTCAATCCAAGCAATGGTTCTGGATGTAATTCTATCTGTCGGATACTGCATGAACATCTTGAGGAAGATGTGGAGCATTCCACAAATTTAGTATCAATCAAATCGGGAGGTCAAAGCAAGCATCCTGGTAAAGGAGACTTATTCAATGAATTTAAAAGCGGTTTGGGGACTGTTCCAAGAAACATTTAGTGAATGGCAAAAAGATAAAGCGTCGCGGTTGGCGGCTGCATTAGCTTATTACACGATTTTTTCTATTGCTCCATTGCTGATTATTGTAATTGCGATCGCCGGTGCGGTATTTGGGGAAGCAGCGGCAAGTAACGCAATTTTCAACCAACTTCAAGGTTTAATTGGCCCTGAAGGCGCAAAAGTTATTCAAAATGCAATTGCAAATGCTAGCCGGCCGCAAGCAGGGACTATCGCTTCACTTATTAGTATTGTTGTTTTGATTTTTGGTGCTACTGGTTTATTCACAGAGTTACAAGATGCTCTCAATACTATTTGGGAAGTGCAACCCAAACCAGGAAAAGCCATGAAAAACATGGTTCGCCAACGCTTTTTATCGTTTGCGATGATTCTGGCGATTGGCTTTTTATTGCTAGTATCCCTGGTGATTAGTACGGTACTGGCAGCGCTGATTAACTATTTTCAAAATCTATTACCAGGTGTTGATTTTCTTTGGCAGTTTGTCAACTTTTTCCTTGGTTTTGCCATTACCACGGTGCTATTCGGGTTAATTTTCAAGGTTTTGCCGGATGCCAAAATTACTTGGAAAGATGTTTTAATTGGAGCTGCGATTACCTCGTTGTTGTTCTCCATCGGTAGGTATGCACTGGGACATTATCTGGGTAATGCTACTTTTGGCTCTACCTACGGAGCAGCTGGTTCAATAGTGGTTATCCTTGTTTGGGTTTATTATGCTGCTCAGATATTATTTTTCGGAGCAGAATTTACCCAAGTTTATGCTCGCAGATACGGTTCTCGTATTGTCCCAGCTGATTATGCCATGCCTTTGAGTGAGAGCGATCGCCTGCAACAAGGAATGAAAGCAAATAGCACCACCAATACTCAAACATCTTCCTCCGAATCGATCGCTAGCTCTCTGCGGCGCTTTGCTGGTGCTAAACGCTTAAAAAGGAAACCAAAAAATCGCCGCTAAACTTCTTGCAGAAGTCAGCCAAAGGGGAAGGGATAACAATTGAGAAACCTTTCTCCATTTCCCTTTAACCTTTTCCCCTACAGAAGGTTGTTGACCTACAGGCTACAGTACAATATGACGGTTGTACTCTGTGGCGGACTGTGATTGAGCGTTATACCTTGCCCGAGATGGGCAATTTGTGGACGGAAGCATATAAATTCAAAACCTGGTTGCAAGTAGAAATCGCTGTTTGTGAGGCGCAGGCGGAATTAGGTTACATTCCAGCCGAGGCGGTTGAGGAAATTAAGGCAAAGGCGAATTTTGACCCCCAAAGGGTATTGGAAATTGAGGCTGAAGTCCGTCACGATGTCATTGCTTTTTTGACAAATGTCAATGAATATGTAGGCGATGCTGGACGCTACATTCACTTGGGTTTAACCAGTTCCGATGTGTTGGATACAGCTTTAGCATTGCAACTCGTTGCTAGTCTAGATTTATTGTTGCAACATCTGCAAGCATTAATTGATGCGATTCGTCAAAAGGCCAAAGAACATCGTTACACAGTGATGATCGGACGTTCTCATGGTATTCACGCCGAACCCATCACCTTTGGTTTTAAGCTAGCGGGATGGTTGGCAGAGGTATTGCGCCATCAAGAACGCCTGCAAATTCTGCGGCGAACTATTGCTGTTGGTAAGATTTCCGGTGCAGTGGGAACCTATGCCAATATTGAACCGCGTGTGGAAGCGATCGCTTGCCAAAAACTCGGACTCCAACCAGATGCTGCATCGACACAGGTAATATCACGCGATCGCCATGCCGATTTCGTGCAACAATTAGCTTTAGTTGCAGCCTCCATAGAACGCTTTGCCGTTGAAATTCGTAACCTGCAAAAAACCGATGTTTTGGAAGTAGAAGAATTCTTTGCTAAGGGGCAAAAAGGCTCCTCGGCAATGCCCCACAAGCGCAACCCCATCCGTTCTGAAAGACTCACAGGCATGGCCAGAATTATTAGAGGTCATGCCGTAGCAGCTTTGGAAAATGTTGCCCTCTGGCATGAGCGGGACATCTCTCACAGTTCTGTAGAACGAGTGATTTTGCCTGATGCTTGCATTTTGACGCATTTTATGCTATTGGAGACAACCGACCTAGTGCAGAACCTGCTGGTTTATCCAGAGAACATGGCGCGGAACATGAACGTCTATGGCGGCGTTGTGTTTAGTCAAAGAGTTCTACTCGCGTTGGTAGAAAAGGGAATTACCCGCGAGGAAGCATATAAAATTGTGCAAGAAAACGCACACACAGCTTGGAACCAGCCAGAAGGCAATTTTCGTGACTTGATTAGCAAAGACCCGCGCGTCACCGAAAAATTGTCACCAGCCGAAATCGAAGCATGTTTTGATCCGCAAAACCATCTGCGGCATTTAGAACAGGTTTACCAAAGACTAGGAATCTAATACCATTTCACAAAATTCGTAAAAGGGATCGGGGATTAGGAATTGGGTAAAAATAAGTCAAAAGCATGCCCTCGAGCGCAGCGAAGGGTTAAAAGCTAAAAGTAAAAAGAAAGAATTTTTTCTTTTACCTTTTTACTTTTTACTTTTCCAGTTCCTTTGCCCCTTGCCCTATGCCCTAATCCCTAGTCCCCAGTCCCTAGCGTGTCCTCCTTGTCTCCCCGCCAAATGTATCAGACTTATAGTGAAACGGTATAAAATCACTGTGGATTTTTCAGCTATTGAATGCTGCTAATCGTTTAATCTACTACTAAATATATTTCACGTTTGAAACGTTAAAAAATATATGGGAAAATGCAAGCGTATTGGCATTCTTACTAGTGGAGGAGATTGCTCTGGTTTGAATGCGGTTATAAGAGCTGTTGTCCATTGTGCTTGTGTCCAAGGTTGGGAAGTACTGGGAATTCGTCAAGCAACTCTGGGATTAATGGCGCGTCCACCGCAAGTCACCAAACTGGAAATCGACTTAGTTGATCCGCTACTAACTTCTGGTGGAACAATGTTAGGAACCACCAACACAGGCGATCCTTTTGCTTTTCCTATGCCTGATGGCAGTGTATGCGATCGCTCCGAAGAAATTATTGCTGGCTACCATCAACTAGGTTTAGATGCTTTGATTGGGATTGGTGGCGATGGTAGCTTGGCTATTTTGCGTCGCTTGGCACAACAAGGCGGTATTAATTTAGTGGGTATTCCCAAAACGATTGATAATGATATTGGCATTACCGAACATGCCATCGGTTTTGATACGGCAGTTAATATTGCCACAGAAGCACTCGATAGGTTACATTTTACCGCTGCTTCTCACAGTCGAGTCATGATTTTAGAAGTGATGGGTCGTGATGCCGGACACATTGCCATTGCTGCGGGAATTGCTGGGGGAGCAGATGTGATTTTAATTCCAGAAATTCCTTACACGATTGACCACATTTGCTCCCAAATTAAACAGCGCCAAGACAAAGGCAAGAACTATTGTTTAATTATTGTTTCTGAGGCAGTTCGTACTCAAGACGGTGAAACTCTCACAATGACAAATCGTTTGGGTCAATCTCGATATGGTGGTATTGGTCAATACTTAGCCGACCAAATTAGCGATCGCACTGGTACGGAAACGCGAGTCACAGTGTTAGGACACATCCAACGGGGTGGAACTGCTTCACCACTAGATCGACTCGTAGCTGCTGCCTTTGGTGTAGCAGCGGTAAATCTCATCGCCGAAGCTAAATATGACTACATGGTGACATGGCAAAATCGCCAGGTTGTCAGTGTGCCAATTGCTGAGGCGATCGCTCAGTATAGAGCTGTTAACCCAGAGGATACTTTAGTCAAAACTGCGCGTGGTTTGGGTATTTATTTGGGAGATTGACATTTGTAAAGTTGTTGCACTGCAACATCCCTACTGTTGACAGATGTTTGACAATCACCAAACCCGGAGGAAAGAGGGACTCTAAGCTCAGTATCAACAAAAACTAAAGCAATGTCATAGTTTTAAGTAACAATTGATACTTAAAAACTCTTTAGGTTAGCCCTTGAAAGCGAAAAAAGTACCCTCCAAGGGTACTGTGTATTCTTGAAACCCCTCATAAAATAGGCTCATGCATGTGTGAAGAGACTGAGGGGGCATAAAATCGGAACTTTACATCTGCGCTTGGAGTTTCATGGCAAGCTCTCTGGTATTAGGCCTAGTTCTAAATTTTCATCTACCAACAAAAAATCAGAGGAGATGGCTTATGGCTGAAGAGTGGCAATGTACGTGCAAGAAAGTAGAGCCAAAGAAACCTGAACCTGAACAGAAGCCCGATAACAGCATATTTTTGATACTTCTCGCATTCCTTGCGGTTCTCGGTCTTGGCGGTCTCGGTTACGAAAAAGCAAGCCACCTAAACTCACATACCCATCCACCTCACAGGAGCGAAAATTGAAAGACGAGGCGCGCCGGAATTATTTATGGACAGAGTATAATAAAATTTGCCCGATCGAGAGCACTTTGCGATCGCACGCTCGCAAAGCGCAAAAACTCTGCCAAACTCTCATTCAGTCAGGAATTCGCGTCCACTTTATTATTTAACCTTCCTTGCGGGAAGTCCCCAGGTTCCGTAAACTACACCTGGGGATGAATCTTGGGCAGAATCTAATCAACTAGGCAGAGAGTCTTGCTGCTTGATATATTTCTTCAGCACATCAAGCGATACTCCGCCACTAGAATTCACAAAATATGAGCTTGACCAAAAAACAGGCTTCCAATAGTGTTTGTCAATGTGTGATTTGAACTCCTTGCAGAAGAAACGTCAGAAACCTCGCACGTAGCGGCTATCGGAGTGCGTAGGTAGTTCATTGGAACTCGACTGAGTTTACCTAAATACAATTACTGGGAAATTCCAGTCAAAGTAATGCCCGGATATCCCAACACTGCGATCTCTCAAACCAAAAGCATCAGTAGTATATATACTGAAAAATAGATAGTTTTCGCGACGAATATAACCGCTCAGCGCTCGTGCGGAGAAATTGTACGGGAAATTCGATAAGAATGCACAAGACAACTGTGTTTCTGGCTTAAGAGATTTTTGCTTGCATGTTGTCTGCTTCAATTTCCACACAACGTATTCTTCATAGCCTTTTTGAGAAGGATTGGTGAGTGCAAGAAATAAAGGAATCAGTAGCAAACCGATGATAGGAAGAATTCGTACGGACGGTTTGTGCAAAGGCGCTTGCTGAGGTAGCGGATGATTCAAATCCAAGGAGGTTGAGTATTGTTCCTTAGTGTTCATAATGACCACTCCATTGCTTCTGGAACGGAATTTTGTTGCCACCATTCGAGTTGCTGTCGTAGCAAAGTGGCTACCTCGTCATCAAAAAAACTGGGTTACTGCCTAGACGGATCGGGTTGACACCGTTTTCGGTATCGCAACTGTCTTTCAACTAGATAAACTCGTGACTTTCGCGATCGCCCTTGAGAGAAAACTTATTGGTTTACTGATAGTAGGTTTGTAAGTCTGAGGCATTACGCAGCAAACTAATCCATTAAAACAGCAACTTGCTCTACATCTTGCAGGAATTAATTGCGGAGGGCGATCGTGGTTGTTTCTGCTTGTTGAGTCTGTGTTACCAATTGCTCCACAGCTACTTATAGCTGCGTCAATGTTTTCAAAACGGCATTGTGTATCTTGTGCCAAAGCCAGGCACGCAACAGTTGCTTCAAGTAGTTCAGGTATTGCCAATCAGCTTTTTCAATATCGAAAGTGATTGTTAAACTGTGTTTTTGCCATTGACAAGGTTATCTAGCCAAGAGCGCTGCTGGTGCAGAAGCTGCTGGAGATTGGGAATAGTTTGTGTTTTAAAGTTATTAACATTTGCTTGCTGTTGAGCTAATTTCCACTCAAATTGGGGCAAGTCTTTAGCCGCTTCAGTAGCAATGGACTCTAGTACATCTCGCAGTTTTCCCAGAAACTGCCGAGCAGCTGTTAAATTTTTAGTCTGCACTAACTCCAGTATAATCTGTTCTATTTCTAATCTTTCGATTAAAAGGGCGATCGGGATACTGCCTGAACCAAAACAGCAAGAAACGATCAACAAAATGATTGGAGAAAATTTATTGAATTTTGAAATAGTCACAACTGGAAGTGTGTGGCGAAGTAAATGCAATATCCATGAAAGATTTGCAGCATCTATTGTGACTAAATTTCCTTCTACAAAAGTTATTGTACCAAGATATGAACCTGCTTATGGTGCGAGTTTGTTGGCTTTGAAGAGGTTAGCAGGGGAATGGTAATTTTGAGGCGATCGCACCTTACACAATCGGCTCGACTAAATTTGTCAAAATTGGAATAACATAACTGAGTGGTCAATCCCTTGGCTAGGAAACATCTATCATATGACAAAAGTCACAGCGCAAGAAATAGCACGCTTTCGCTCTCAATTGGCAGAAGATTCAGCAGTGATGGAAGCACTGGATCTGATTGAGGATTGTGAAGGCGATTTAGAAGATGCAGCAATGACATTAGCTATTCGAGCCGGACAAGAACCAGAAAGAGCAAATTCAGAGTGGTTAGACGCATTGGCAAGAAAGTGGCGTGCTGTGATTTGCGAACAAGGATTTCGCGATGACTTGCTCAATGGCTCAGTCAAGGGAATAATGGAACAGTTGAAAACAATGCCGAGTTTTCCGCAAATTTTGGCAACACCAGTTTTAATGTATGTCCTCAAGCAAGGCGTAAGCTCTTTTTGTGAGCCGTTAGATGAGGTGTTGGAGTGAGGATCGTTTTTGGTTGTTGGTTGTTTGTTGTTTGTTGTTTGTTCCAATCAGCCACCAACTACTAACTACTAACTACTAACCACTAACTAATAACCACTGATACCCTGTTAATTAGGACAAAACTTTAATGTCAGACAACAGTTGTTACATTCAATGAATTACCTTGTTGCTGTATTAGCAGACCGCATCCAAGCAGAATCAGCTTACTTAGCCTTAGAGCAAGAAAGCATAAAAGGTACAATTTTGGGAAAAGGCTACAAAACGGCTGATGAGTTTGGTTTGATCGACCCTAAGGAAGTAGCCATAAAGCAGGCAAGATTCATGGCATTCTGGCTAATACCCTTTGGATTTTTTGCAGGAGCAACTTTCAGTCTCATCACTGGGTTGAATACCTTTGCTTGGGCAGGTGAAGTTGGTAATCATGTTGTTGGAGGATTACTAGGGGCCGCCAGTGGTGCTTTGGGTAGTGTATTTGTCGGTGGTGGAGTCGGCTTAATTTCTGGTAGTGGTGATGCTTTACCCTACCGCAACCGCTTGAGTGAAGGTAAATACCTAATAGTAGTGCAAGGCTCTGAAAGTGTTACCCGTGAAGCAACTCGGATCTTACGTCAGTTTGAGCCAGAAAATATTCAAGGTTACAAAGAATAGTTGTTAGTTATTCGTTATTTGTTGTTTGTTGTTTGTTAACCATCAACTACCAACCACCAACTACCAACTACCAACCACCAACAAAATTATTTAATAATGCTACCAAGAGAAGAACTTTTAAAAGGTGTTGAAAATCGAGATACTGTTGCTCGTGTAATCGATCAAGCTGAACAAGCTATTAAAACTTGGGAAGTGGTTTTGACGGATTTTCTTTCTCCCCCAGAGTTAGCGGAAATCCAACAGGTATTTAGTCGGTTAACCGAGGTGCAATTACTGGTATGGGGAGGATATCCGCAAGCAGAACGCCAGAGAATAGCGATCGCTCGTTCCGAACTTCCCTTAGATATATCTCAAGTCGCTGTCGCCGCGTTGGATATTGCTGGTAATTTTCTGTTTGATACTGCTACTCACCGCGATTTTTTAGGGGCAATATTGGGAACTGGCATTATCCGCGAAAAGACGGGGGATATTATTGTACTGGGAGAACGCGGAGCGCAGGCAATTGTCGTACCGGAATTGGTGGAATTTTTAGAGATAAACCTCAAGCAGGTGCGTTCAGTTCCCGTCAAAACTCAGCGCATTGATTTAAGCGAGTTAAAGGTAAGAGAACCAAAGAAAAAAGAATTAACTACCGTCGAAGCTTCCTTGCGACTGGATGCGATCGCCTCTGCTGGCTTTGGCATGTCCCGCAGTAAAATGGTGGAACTGATTGATGGTGGTGATGTACGCGTCAATTGGAAGGAAGTAACCCAAGCTAGTTCTCAAATTAAAACAGGCGATTTAATCGCCATTCGTGGTAAAGGACGTTTAGAAGTTGGGGATATTGCTGTCACTAAAAAAGACAGATATCGCGTTCAACTGACTCGTTATATGTAGAGTTAGTAGTTAGTAGGTATTAGTTGGTTGTTGACCACTAACCACTAACCACTAACTAATGACAAATGACTAATGACAAATGACTCTTATACCCTAAACTGTTTTTCCAATATATTCAGCAGAGTTTTGCGTGGAACAATACCAGCTAATTTTGTGATTAAGTGAGTGCTAAAGCCGCCAATGACAACTGTAGAATCTCCTCTTTCCAAAGCTTTGAGGGTTTCGCGCACTACTTCTTCTACTGTAGATACTTCATTTGTTCTACTTGCAAGTTCTGGAGGGAAATTAGCTTCTGTAAAAAAGTTTGTTTCTGTTGGCCCTGGACAAGATACTAGAACGCGGATACCATACTGACGATTTTCTGCCCACAATGCTTCACTAAAACTGCGAACAAAAGCTTTGCTGGCAGCATAAACAGAAAGGTAAGGTATGGGTTGAAATGCAGCCAAAGAAGATACATTAATTATGCTTCCAGAACGACGTTCTCGCATCAGGCGCATAAACTTATGAGTTAAATCTACCAATGCCAAAACGTTCAATTGCACCATCTTAATTTGCCGTTCTTCATCTGCTTCAGCAAAGTCTCCATAGTCGCCAAAACCAGCATTGTTGATTAATAAATCAATTGTTAATCCCTTTTCTTTTGTGAAATCAAACACAGCACCAGTAGCACCCGGTTCTGTGAGGTCTTTAACTATAACGTCAACTTGAATATGATATTTTTCTCGTAGTTGCTTTGCCAGTTCATTCAATTCTTCTTCTGAACGAGCGACGAGAACAAGATTTGTATTGCGTGCAGCTAGTTCCTCAGCAAAGGCTTTACCAATACCAGCAGAGGCTCCTGTAATTAAAGCAGTTGGCATTTTAAATATTATGAGAATTCGTTAATCTTTTTACAGATATTAACAATACTTGCAGCAAGTTTGACCCGCCTATAGTCATATACCCAAAGGCAAAAGCTTCACTGAGTAAGTTTTGTAAATTTTTGGTTACTGACGGGAATACTAAAATCATAAAATACTGAGTATTTTTATGTACCGTCTCAACAAACGAGCTTTTGAAATCTTACGTGCCGAAGTTCAAGAATGTAGCAGTGATGGCGAGATTGGCAAAACCGAGCGCCAAATCGTTATGAAACGTTTAGAAAAACTGCGGCGAGAAAAAGGTCATCCCGTCAATGTAGATGAACTGCGCGACACAGTTGTAGACGTATTTCCGCAATTCAGCGAGAAGGCAATAAAGCAAGCTGCAAGAGCTAATCAGCCACCTGGTATTTTCAGCAAAATAAAATGGGTGACTATTATAGTAACAAGTATAACTGGGGTTATGTGGGTAATAAATTTACCCTATCCGATGATTCGCTTATCTGTAGCCAAAACAGCACCAATCTTGCTGTTACCCAGTTTTATGAGTATGGATCGTAACTATCGTGGGGCATTAAACTACGTTGAACAAGCAGATCAGTTAGTAAACCAAGCTACAAGCCAAGCTGATATTGAACGTGGTGCCGAGAAAGTCAAAGAAGCACAAAAGCATCTGGACAACCTACCAGTTTGGTTTTTAGGGTATTCTCCTCAAGCTTACTGTAGCTTATTTGGTTGCACTTGGAAGTTTACCTTAGATGAATTTGAAGATGCTCGTCGCAGGGTAGCGCGGATGGATGCGAAGGTTTTTCAAGAAAAAAATGCTTTTACGCTATTAACAGACGCAAAAACAGCTCTTCAGACTGCAAAGCAGCAATACGAACAAACTAAGAATGCACAAGAGCAACAAAAAGCGATCGCATCTATGCAAGCAGCGCTGGATACTCTAGAGCAAATACCTAAAGAAACACTAGCAGGAAAAACGGCACAAACAAAGCTAGTAGCTTACGAGCGCGATTTTGGTAAAGTTGCTAATACTCTTACAGGTGATAACCAGACAAGCTCATTAATTGAGGCTGCGAAGCTATTTGCCTTGCAAGCTGCACAAGTTTCACAACATCCACCCCATCCAGCAGAAAAATGGAAACAAGCAGAAAAATTGTGGTTTGAAGCAGTTGAGCGGCTACAAAAAGTTAAAGTTGGAGAACCAAATTATTTGCAAGCACAAAAGTTACTGGCCACATATCAGAGCAACTTAGGGATTGTGCAAACTCGCAAGCAAGCAGAAAGCGAGTCAACACAAGCTCTCAAACAAGCTAACGAGCAAATTCAAAGGCTAATTGCTTATCCTCCCACAGATCGCAACCAATTTAAAGGTGAGTTAATGGGAATTATCAATCACCTGAAAACTATTAAACCGGGAACAATTGCTTACGCAGAAGCACAACAACTGCTAATATCAGCACAGCAAAAGTTGCAACAGTAGGCTTTTGTGTGGTGTGGAGAGCGGGCGAGTGTCTGTGGCAAGCCTGGGACAATAAATAATTTGTGGAAGTTGCTTTTTTAGGTAAATCTATGTTACACTAGCAAAAGTGCGGACGTATAGCTCAGTTGGTTAGAGCGCTACGTTGACATCGTAGAGGTCACTGGTTCGAATCCAGTTACGTCCATATATATTTGTACAGTGACTAATTGTTTGTCATCGGTGATAAATTACTGTCATCGTGACTATTTAATTGTCGTCGGGACACATTGGTGTCCTTTAAGTGCTAGTGACAGATTAATGACATTCATCCACGGACACTCTAGCGATAATGTCAACGTAGCGCTCTCTTTCAACCTTCCATAAAAATTATAATAACCCACCAATACCTCAATACGGTTCAGTTAAGGATTGTTGGTACAAAAAATTAGTCTGTAGAGACGCGAAATTTCGCGTCTCTACAAAGGATTATGGGCTTATCTGAACTGTATTGACCAATACTGTACAGTGACTAATTATTTGGGTTCTTGGCCACTTTTGATTCAGCAACGCCAGAATTTAGAATATATCTTCCTTTTGCTTCCACCCAAACAACCGTATTCAGACCAAGTCCATAGCAGTCTACAATAGTAGCCTAAATGAGGATTAGCCATAATTTGTGTTTTTATGACTTCTGCTACGACCGTAAAAACTGAGTACGAAGCAATAATTGGTCTAGAAACCCATTGTCAGCTGAGTACCAAAACCAAAATTTTTTCTACTAGCTCCACAGAATTCGGGGCTGACCCCAATACTAACATCGATCCGGTGTGTATGGGTTTGCCGGGTGTGTTGCCCGTACTCAACGAAAAGGTACTAGAATACGCCGTTAAAGCAGGCTTGGCACTGAACTGTCAAATTGCCAAATATAGCAAATTCGATCGCAAACAATATTTTTATCCTGACCTTCCCAAAAATTATCAAATTTCTCAGTACGATTTGCCCATTGCCGAACACGGCTGGTTAGAAATTGAGTTGGTAGATGAGGATGGAAACCCCGTCCGTAAAAGAATTGGCATCACTCGCTTGCACATGGAAGAAGATGCAGGCAAACTGGTACACGCAGGTAGCGATCGCCTTTCCGGTTCTGCCTATTCTTTGGTAGACTACAACCGTGCTGGTGTACCGTTGATAGAGATTGTCTCGGAACCGGATTTGCGTTCTGGACAAGAAGCTGCTGAATACGCCCAAGAATTACGCCGGATTATGCGTTATCTCGGTGTCAGCGATGGCAACATGCAAGAAGGTTCGCTGCGCTGCGATGTGAATATTTCTGTGCGTCCTGTCGGTCAAAAGCAGTTTGGCACGAAGGTAGAAATTAAAAACATGAACTCGTTCAACGCCATTCAAAAAGCGATTGAATACGAAATTGAACGCCAAATCGCAGCTGTAGAAGCTGGTGAAAGAATCGTGCAAGAAACCCGCCTGTGGGAAGAAGGTACTCAGCGCACAGTCAGTATGCGGAGTAAGGAAGGTTCTAGCGATTATCGCTACTTCCCCGAACCTGATTTAGCACCAATCGAAGTCTCAGACGAACAATTACAAGAGTGGCGAACTCAACTACCGGAACTTCCAGCCGAAAAGCGCCGTCGCTACGAAGATGAGTTGGGTCTTTCAACCTACGATGCGCGAGTTATAACTGAGGAACGCGTTACTGCCGAGTATTTTGAAGCGGCGATCGCAGCGGGTGCTAATCCCAAAGCAGCTGCTAACTGGATTACTCAAGATATCGCTGCTTACCTCAACAAAAATAAACTCAGCATCACCGATATTGCCCTCACTCCTACCAATCTCGCTGATGTCATCAGTCGGATCGAAAAGGGCAAAATTAGCAATGCCCAAGCTAAACAAAAGTTGACCGATTTGTTGAGTGGTGTTTCTCCCGAGAAAGCTTTCGCAGGTCAAGAGTTAATCGCAGATCCCAGCGTGCTAGAACCCATCATCGATGAAGTGATAGCTGCCAATCCCAAAGAAGTAGAAAAATATCGTAACGGTAACGTTAATCTCAAAGGCTTCTTTGTCGGGCAAGTTCTGAAAAAAACCAACAAACGCGCCGATCCCAAGTTGACTAACGAATTGGTGGAGAAAAAGCTAAATGCTTAAGTCCGCAAGGCGGAAGTCAAAAGCATGCCCAAGGGGCGCAGCGTAGACGCCCGCAAGGGCGGCTTCGGTGCAGGGTAGGTAGGGTCAAGAGTCAAAAAACTCTGGACTTTTTACTCTTGACTCTTGACAACCCTCAAGAAAAAATATGCAATCTCAAAGCGTATCAGCAGTCTAAAAAGGGGTATTGCCCCTCATCGCTCTAATGCTATACTGTGCTATCTATATGCACCCTGATGATCTGGAGAGCTACCCAAGTGGCTCTCTTTTTTTGTAAGAGTACCAATTTAAAGGGGACTGGAGATTAGGCACTGGTGAGACCACTTCCCGTCTTGGCTTTTGCCTATAGGGGAAAGTGGCGTAGACGCCCGTCAGGGCGGTGAGCAGCGCGGTCTTGGGGGTTT harbors:
- a CDS encoding YihY/virulence factor BrkB family protein, whose translation is MNLKAVWGLFQETFSEWQKDKASRLAAALAYYTIFSIAPLLIIVIAIAGAVFGEAAASNAIFNQLQGLIGPEGAKVIQNAIANASRPQAGTIASLISIVVLIFGATGLFTELQDALNTIWEVQPKPGKAMKNMVRQRFLSFAMILAIGFLLLVSLVISTVLAALINYFQNLLPGVDFLWQFVNFFLGFAITTVLFGLIFKVLPDAKITWKDVLIGAAITSLLFSIGRYALGHYLGNATFGSTYGAAGSIVVILVWVYYAAQILFFGAEFTQVYARRYGSRIVPADYAMPLSESDRLQQGMKANSTTNTQTSSSESIASSLRRFAGAKRLKRKPKNRR
- the purB gene encoding adenylosuccinate lyase, whose translation is MIERYTLPEMGNLWTEAYKFKTWLQVEIAVCEAQAELGYIPAEAVEEIKAKANFDPQRVLEIEAEVRHDVIAFLTNVNEYVGDAGRYIHLGLTSSDVLDTALALQLVASLDLLLQHLQALIDAIRQKAKEHRYTVMIGRSHGIHAEPITFGFKLAGWLAEVLRHQERLQILRRTIAVGKISGAVGTYANIEPRVEAIACQKLGLQPDAASTQVISRDRHADFVQQLALVAASIERFAVEIRNLQKTDVLEVEEFFAKGQKGSSAMPHKRNPIRSERLTGMARIIRGHAVAALENVALWHERDISHSSVERVILPDACILTHFMLLETTDLVQNLLVYPENMARNMNVYGGVVFSQRVLLALVEKGITREEAYKIVQENAHTAWNQPEGNFRDLISKDPRVTEKLSPAEIEACFDPQNHLRHLEQVYQRLGI
- a CDS encoding ATP-dependent 6-phosphofructokinase translates to MGKCKRIGILTSGGDCSGLNAVIRAVVHCACVQGWEVLGIRQATLGLMARPPQVTKLEIDLVDPLLTSGGTMLGTTNTGDPFAFPMPDGSVCDRSEEIIAGYHQLGLDALIGIGGDGSLAILRRLAQQGGINLVGIPKTIDNDIGITEHAIGFDTAVNIATEALDRLHFTAASHSRVMILEVMGRDAGHIAIAAGIAGGADVILIPEIPYTIDHICSQIKQRQDKGKNYCLIIVSEAVRTQDGETLTMTNRLGQSRYGGIGQYLADQISDRTGTETRVTVLGHIQRGGTASPLDRLVAAAFGVAAVNLIAEAKYDYMVTWQNRQVVSVPIAEAIAQYRAVNPEDTLVKTARGLGIYLGD
- a CDS encoding DUF4359 domain-containing protein, which encodes MNTKEQYSTSLDLNHPLPQQAPLHKPSVRILPIIGLLLIPLFLALTNPSQKGYEEYVVWKLKQTTCKQKSLKPETQLSCAFLSNFPYNFSARALSGYIRRENYLFFSIYTTDAFGLRDRSVGISGHYFDWNFPVIVFR
- a CDS encoding photosystem II S4 domain protein: MLPREELLKGVENRDTVARVIDQAEQAIKTWEVVLTDFLSPPELAEIQQVFSRLTEVQLLVWGGYPQAERQRIAIARSELPLDISQVAVAALDIAGNFLFDTATHRDFLGAILGTGIIREKTGDIIVLGERGAQAIVVPELVEFLEINLKQVRSVPVKTQRIDLSELKVREPKKKELTTVEASLRLDAIASAGFGMSRSKMVELIDGGDVRVNWKEVTQASSQIKTGDLIAIRGKGRLEVGDIAVTKKDRYRVQLTRYM
- a CDS encoding SDR family NAD(P)-dependent oxidoreductase, with the translated sequence MPTALITGASAGIGKAFAEELAARNTNLVLVARSEEELNELAKQLREKYHIQVDVIVKDLTEPGATGAVFDFTKEKGLTIDLLINNAGFGDYGDFAEADEERQIKMVQLNVLALVDLTHKFMRLMRERRSGSIINVSSLAAFQPIPYLSVYAASKAFVRSFSEALWAENRQYGIRVLVSCPGPTETNFFTEANFPPELASRTNEVSTVEEVVRETLKALERGDSTVVIGGFSTHLITKLAGIVPRKTLLNILEKQFRV